The segment AGCCAAGGCAACGGAGAGTAGGGGacaaattagagaaataatggattaatttttttttaagttaatttattaacttataatatacatttgtttaatttttataataatgcaTTGAATtaacctaattaattattttattgtaataaattcaaaataatgtattgattaaaaaaaaatccaataaattatcatttatAAAAGTACATTAATTATTGTCAGTAAATATCTATTGAAACGTTTagtaaattagtaatttattaaatataattaattacttgAAATAATTTGGTAtacatcttttatttttaataatcaaattcgtacatttcttatttatgatCAATTAACTTAATCTATTTACTGAAATATGAGTTCATCGATtaatgaattatgaaattaatctCATACAAATATTCAAAAGCTTTTTAGTgtataatttgatttagtaATTGAGGAGAGTAATTTAACCTATTAACGTTACTGTTTGGGTTCGCGGGGTTGAGTGAGAGCGCCATAAAACCGAAGCTTTTGGGGGGAATTTGGGCATACAGCTGGGCCACGCTCGGAATCGAGAAACCGGGAGGGGAAGGAAGATGGCGGGTGCATTTTGGGGGACTCGGGTATTGGAGATTGTGAAGAAGCACGATTCTGGAGGTTTAGTCTGGAAGAGAATTAAGCTCACCACAACGCGTAAGGCCAACGCCAAAAAAAGGCTTCTTCGTGTTTGGCaggttttctctcaatttcaatCTCAATATCACTTCGCTGTTTATGTTCGCCATTAGGGTCTCTGGAGAGTTCTGTCAATACTCGATTGTCCGTCAATATCTTGCTCTGGGTCGGTTTTAGGAGTAGAACTTCAGGGGTTTAGATATAACTGGACGATGACATCGAATCATTAATCCCCTTAATGTCGGAGCATCGCTTTGATTTTATATACGCATTGGACTGACATTTCTGAAAGCAATGTTGAAAACATTGGATACCATGTTAAACATTCGTAATAGTTAACAGTGAAGACCAAATGTGAGAGGGGCTCTTCTAAACTAAAAATGTTAGGCCTCACGATTTTCTAACCACCTGTCTctaattagaattttttagaGCTTTTGCCAATAGAGATAGTTTGGTAAAACAACCTTCAGGTGGATGGTTCCGAATCagaataccatttgtaaaaaaaaaaaaaagtcttctTTACCTActtggaagaaaatagattCTCCATAACCTTTTAGCTTCTAGATGGAGTTTCTTAGTTAAAGAGTTTGTAATTGTGATTCATTTCGATTCATGCTATGGGGATCCATTTTGTAACCTTCTTGGCTAGATTTCTTGGCTCCATGACTGTAGAGGTTTGCCTTAGATCATTTTCTGATTCTCATTTGGTGTTAATTAAAATGGGCCCTTacatctttcaattttgtgtaaaTGTGGCTTAAGCATATCGCCTTTTTATGGAATCTTGAAAATTGGCTTCTCCCTTCGAAGGCTGGCCAGGTCATGGTTTGATTGacaaatcttaaaaaataaagtcttTGCTGGAAAGACGGAATTAGGAAACtcttgacaacattttctcaAAAATGCCAACAATCTTGTTGATCTGAAAGCCCTTGATGAGTTGGAAGATGTTGCCCCTCTTGACACATCTTGAAAGGCCTTTAGAAGCAATTCAAACTCCAAAACCTTGTTGATGGAAGAAGGTAATTTTGGATTCAATTGTGCAAATCTCTCACATTGGAGGGAGGAGATGAAGTTTCCAaccaacaaataataattgacagcaagaggaagaaagtttttctttgaaatccTCAGTCTGGATGGCGCAGCCTTATCAAGCAcctttaaatgaaaaaataatttcttctttcattcataGACTGAATTATGAAAAAGGGGATCAGATTTCTAGCTTCTAACTTGGAATGAAACCAACTTCCATCGCTCAAAGCTCACCCCTAAATGCTGATTTCAAAGgaggaaaattttctttctatttatggCTTGGAGTCTTGATGGATTTATTGTTGAGTTCTTCAAAAACGTCTTAGAAACACCCGAAGGTGtactaaatatatatcttCCCCCCTGATAATATCATTCACAAGTCCTTGAAGGAAGCTTATACGAATCCTATCCCTAAGGAAATCATATGTAAGAATAGTAAGAGACTTTTGGCCCattagccttatctcttgccTCCTTAAGTTTATAGTTGGTCGGCTTAAAGTGGAATGTCTATTCggtgaaataaaaattttgagggtcAGCATAGATATTCACTATTTAGCTGTTAGAATTGCATCAGAAAGGATAATCTATACTATTCTATAAGTCTTGGCAAAGTGACTAAAAGGTTCAAGTAATTACTTTTTACTTAATCGAATTATCTTGTTGTGACTGTCAAATTTATATGCTAAAAAGGACATTATGTCAAGTCTTGATTACTCTTCATGAGTGGATTTTCTCTTTCTAACAATATGTGGAGGTATTTGTTTAGTCTTATGTATGGTGAAAATTGCGGCTTTTGACTGTTTATTGTTCAGGAGCgaatacaattttatttttagttgacTTGTATAAATTATGCTTCTCAAATGCATGCATCTGAAGGTGGTTCATTCTCGAACCAAGccaaattttctatttttttccaCCTCTGTATTTTTACTTTGGAGATGTACATGATTGGCCTTTTGGTCGTTACCATGGAATTCTACTTCGAATTTCTGTTCtgctcttgttcttgttttatatattgttattttataaaatgaaacaCTACCAATTCTAGATTCAtcgtttaaattttttgatgtAACTAAATTCAtatctttccttctttccaGAATGAGGCTGTTCTGAAGGCATGTTCTGAGCCACCTCCGCCTAAATCTTCAGGAGATAAAATTAGCCAAGTTGGAAAAAATGAGTAAGAACTCTGTAGGATCCAAAAGAGTTTGGCAACTTCGGCATTGCAGTGCCAATCTTTTTCCCCTTATCTGGACCTTTTAGCAAGGAAGAGTAAACATTAAGTAGATACGAGTGATCTCAAAAGTTGTAATCCTCGCATGTAAGCGAAGATAACACACTAGTGTGGAATTATTGCCTGGAGTTTCTCACCATTTTTGTCTGTTTTTGTCATTTGATTTAATGCGATTAGTTTTTCATGGTCCTGACTGCCTCATGAATGACTCGTCTTTcagtaaaaatatttgatatttagcTTTCTGAGCAAATTCACCATTGAAATTGGAAGTTTCGGGCTGAAAATGTCTgaattggaaaagaaagacGAGCCTTCAAGAAAAATGTTCATCCTTTCTAGTGTTCGTGTAGTATATTTCTAACTAGTCACAACCTTTAAAAACATGAGATGGGTTTTGTATGATGGAGTAGAATGAGCCTTCTAGGTGGGTGGATGGAAGATGGAATTATGTGAACTTCTATTGAAATACGTACTCCTTTATGTTTGATTGGCagaaaatatgaatatgatatGCAAATTCTTATTGAGGTAAATAGGTTAGGAGAAAACAGCTCTAGTTACTGTATCTATTGGACTGATATGGACTCTGCATACAGTTCTAATTTGTTTCGAAGTTGTTTAGGGACTTTTTCCTTGATGGTTATTCTGTTTGATTTCAGACCTCAATATGATGATACTTCACCTGTTGCTGAGGTAAATGCAGCTAAAAGAAATTTCAGGATAAACTTGTTTGTACAGTTCGGTACTTGAAAGGTTAACTTGTATTATACGGCAAGTGGTACTCCGCATCTAAATGGTAGATAGGGTCTGTGGATAGGGTTGCCCTCCATCATGGAGATTGGAGATATCTTTCCTCATCTACTTGTATATCAGGCTGAACCATCTAAACTCCCCAAGTGTCTTGAAGATGGTTTGTTTTGCAGGAAGTGTTTTGATTGTAACCGCTGGGCATGAAATGTGGCCAATTACAGGTACTACCTTTCTGCCCagttttcatttaatttgaatattgcATTCGTTGCAAGTGTTTCCATTAAAAGTTGGAAATGCGTGTCTCAGAATGTCAGGCATTTACTAACCATTGAACTGGAGAAGAGTATGAGTAGGTTGATTAAACATTGATGTGAAAGGGGAGGCTGATTGTTCCTCACTTGCTTACAGTTAGTGGACCCCACCAACCAGAAGTTTGTGGGATGATGGATGGGATTAAGATGATTTTTAGCTTTGATTTTGGTGAGAGATTGAAGGGGGAGAAGAagtataaaaagaaagatagatAGATGTCTTTGTTGCAGGGATGCAAAGCAACCTCTCTTATTTAATGTTCGTCCAAAACAAACAGCTTATAAGAGTGGTTGGGTGAAGAACTGGTCAACTTGCATAATTCATCACAATTCCTTCTGCGATGGATGGGTAATTTAGTTGTgttcaaaatttctaaattggCCTTGCTTGATGGAGACCACCCCCCCTTTGTTATTGCCTTTTCATATGTTTCTAGGATTGGTaggattttttctttaaatgttATTGATCTTATCAGGTTGGCCTacataagaaaattttaaaaaaataaaaaaaataaaaagttatagCTGTAAGTTTTGTGGTCTACCATGACGTGCTGTCCACGTGATTGACAAATGAGAAACCCGAAGTCAGCAATCcacaatccaatccaattcNAATTGGTTCACATAAAGGTGACGTGATGAACTTCAACAGCCTTTGCTGATTCTAACCTTCCATCACAAGAAATTCCAAGGccaccattttctttatttatttaaatactgCCTATTTATATTGACTATGCctcttttttaaaagaaattaaaaacccTTTCTTGTTTAGAATGATTTCTATGAATCATTCCTTCCCCTTTTTAACTCGTTTTATTGGAGGTGTTAATgtctaattaatatataaatgaaatcaaactcatagatttttactatatttgattctttcatatcttttgatgtaacataaaattatatggTGTAGGTTTTCTTTGAAGCGGTTGTGTATGAACTCAAAGTATTTGATTTTGTGTAGCTTGAAATTATTGGATGTATTGGTTTATGTTTTGATTGTATATATGTACGTTAAAATTGTAGGTTTGTGATTTTGTGATTTGTAAAAGTACATGTATCATTAGGAagataagttaaaaaaatatgaatacgTGTAGCTTACCGAACGAGTAAACTTATGGCACGGAAAGAGATGAGATaagtttatatattaaatatagatttaaaTTCACAATTGAAGACCATAGGAACGCAAACTGAATCCATGAAATGAAACAAGTAGTTCCCAAGCGGTTAAGCAAAACGATTGATAAAGATAGATTTTGAGAAAGATAGATTTTGAGGGTAGGATGAATTGAGTTGCTTTATTACTGatttaagaagaaataaaactgaattaaaattaagtaaaagtTGATTAAAACCACTGAAATTGGCCAAAAATAAGGCAACACAAAATTGAGAAGCATTAACCAttcgtttttgttttggtcaattttttgttttcccccTTCAACCACTTGAtcgtagattttttttagccATTTGTTTTCAGTCTCCAAAGAATTcgttttttttcattttttattttaaaaatttttgcAAGCGGAATTAACCCGACTCTTAAGGAATCCTTTATTTTAAGCGTTAAATAGGCCGCCCTTTGGGTTCTTGGTGTCCATTTGGCGGCCCCTCATTGGTGTGTGGGCCACGTTTTTAACCTCCACGGCATATGATATCACAATCTTTGCGTACAATGTCTACCCACCCCTTATATTATAACACACTGTCACATAATTTaagggaaaataaagaaaattaaaaaaaacctttcatcagttttgtttttataaaactAATGCGCACGGCGACGGTGGGTGAGTCAACCGCAGGCCGGCGAGGCGTTGCATGCTCGACACGTGTCGAGGTTTCATCACCTGAAGATTAACgtatgattaattaattcattccCACTTAATTAAGCTTTATACTGTATTTAGATGGATCTACGGAGCAGTTGGGAGTAAATTAAGNgggggggggggggggggggggggggggggggtgaagaagaaaaagaagggttaTTTTCAGAAAATCGTTAAATGAACAGGGAAGGCATGGGGAACATTGCTCTGACATTTGGAACAATGAAAGttgacttttattattattattattattattggttttttaatatgttttataattaGAGATTATAAAAGGATTCGAactcaaaaaacaaaatgctttgaagatttaaaaaatcagCATATATACTCAGCTTAGAATTGGGTTCTATTCtctgattatttatttattttaattctcagagtcaattccttttcttttggtttccttCAAACAAAAAGGATCAGATcacattctcttcttcttcttcttctgcttcttcttaaaatatttgcaACTCTTCCCTCTTTTTCTCCTCCTTTTCCCCTAACCAACCCTTTCCACTTTCCTCccatcttcttttttcttttttctttttttcttttttttttttttgttggctttGTAGCTGCATGGCTTGCGCTGCAATGGAGAGTTGAAGTTAATATGCAAAACATAGGAACATTATTTGATAAGCAAATTGAGTAATGGATTGGAACATGAGTTGGATagtgtttgatttttgttttgtctgGGTCAGTAGTAACAGAGCAAGTTAAACGCCGATCCAGtttcattcatctcttttgGCTTATAATCATATACTGATTGATATATTATGTCTACAGAAACACAGACCAGAAAACTGAAAACTACACCGCCAACGACTGCGggattcttcttcctttcatgCTTATTCCGACATGGGAAATCACACAAATTTACTGCTACACCTAAAGCATCTTAAGCTTTTCTTCTGAAGTAGGGGAAGCTGTTGCAGCTGCTGCTTTCTTCATGATCATCCAATTCATTATTTGAAATCTCAGTGATCCCACTGGACCCTGAAGACGAGGAAGAGGGAGCCAAATTCAAGTCTGTCTCCCCCCTCTCCTTCCTCATGAAGTCATAGAACACAGGCTTCCCCAATCTTGCCTTTCTGTTTTTCTCCTCTTCGCTTTGATGcccatttcttttcttcagaAATATGCGACATAGAACCCAGTTCTCCATTGGACCCACGCCAGACCTCTGCACACACAATTTGAACTATCGTTACCACCGCCTCCCATGTCCAAAATCCATAGtgcataaagaaaaaagggcaACATTTCCATGgagacaaaacaaaacaaaataaaaatagcgAGAAGGTTAAAGTGACCTGAAAGGGGGTTTTTTCCTGTGAGGCATTAAAACAAACAGTTGGCGGGGAAGCGAGGCGGTACTCGTGCATAATCCAATCAGTTCGAGACCCATGGGGGGGCTTCCCTCGATAGAAAACCAGAGTTTTCTTCATCCCCACCATTTGATTTCCGTTGGAAGTAAGAATTTGCTTGTCAATTCCGGTGGCCTTCCAATAACCCGAGGCCGTCGCTCTGTTTGATCTGTTCCCATTAGGATACTTGGCTTCTCTGGTGCTGAAGAAGTACCTCTCTTGCTCCATATTCCCTGCAACACAGAATCAATTTCCCATCCATCACTACGAAATCCCGAAATCCCCACTCCCAATTtgtaaaaagaagaaaacaaaccaGGCAAATCCCATGGATCGGCCTTGCAAACTTCGACGTCAGGGATGATTGAAGCGGGCAAAGGGCAGGAATGAACCTTCCGGTTCAAGTATTGAAGCACAAGCTCTTCATCGGTGGGGTGGAAGCGGAAGCCAGGGGGCAATCGGAGGACGCcatttttgagaaaattaagCTTCTCCATGGGGGgcgaagaggaagaggaagaggaagaggaagaggaagaggaagaggaagaggaagaggaagaaaggcGAAATTGGTACAAGTGGTGCAGGTGAAAGGGGGCGTTCTTATAATTGGAGAAACAGAATCATGGGAAAAggggaggagaagaaagaagaggcataaaatggaaaaagcaaaagggaaattaaagaaaaggaaagggaagaagaggaagcagcagaagaagaagaagaagaagcagaagaagaagaagaagaagcagaagaagaagaagaagaaggagcgTGGGGAGTCTGTGAGGAAAGTGAAGGTTCTTTATACTAATGGGTTCTCTAGCAACAAAGGAAACCAAAGCAAACCAAAGCAAACCAAAGCCGAGAAGGAATAGAATTGGACGACATGTTTGGCGTAAACAAGActcaatatattaaatatatatatttctcacCCATTTAAacctctatttcttttttctttttttttctttacctgGAATGgtatcttcatttttcttcttgtttctttcttttattaaataatacaaattttatttattttgttttgaatagttttaaatttgataattggataattatattatatccgttgttgaaaaatatttaccaccccaaaagtttaaaacaaaagaaaagaaaagaaaagaaaagaaaaaggagaataaTTGTTTAAAGAAATGCCTTCTGATAAGAAGCTTTATGtaatagttttaaataacttttcaaaaataaaaatcctaAAATTTATATGCCTTTTACTTTCATACATCTTCTTTTTAACTTCAGGTTAATTCTAACTTCAAACATGTAATTTGATCTCTTTTTAACTTCAGGTTAATTCTAACTTcatctatttaaatttaatttaatagttCCAACCAAATCTATGATATCCTCATTCTCGCACCATTGTGATCTCatattttaaaccaaattaaaatgaccaaattaaattcattaaacttcttcaatagttttaaaattccgtcaaaatatttgaaccatctttacattaaaatatccataaaatcATTATACAACAATGAGTAAAACAGAAAATATGGACAAAAGCTACTAGAACCGAGCATAAGACTCTAAAATGTCTTTCTTCCCATACCCTCCTTGATCTGCAATGCCCTTGTCACATGTTATATGGGCACGACAAAATAAGAATACTCAATACATGAATTTTTAGTACTTAGTATTCACTAGGTCATTcatatttatcttaaaacataaaattcataCTTCTAACCTTTACTAAGTTATTCGGCTTGTAGTTAGTTTCTTGTCAAACAACTAAGATATATACGTGGGTCAGCCATAAGTGACCTATTACTATAAAGAGGTAGTTCGtgatcatatcataaacatgaagGTAGTGATCTCATGCGTGAACCAACTATGATACATATGTGAGTCAACCATAAATAAGTCATCGCTACTAGAGGTCTGTTAAAGATGCTCTAGAGCCTCATCACAATAACATCATATCATGCAAACACAAATGTATAATCGTGACATAGTGGGCAAAAGAACAAGTTTGTACTACAAATAATTAAGCACGTTCATTCCTAAgccttatttaaaaaatcacgTGTCATGTTATAACATTttattcataatcaatatacATGTCAAGacattcaaaaaaatattatgctCGACATAGAAACTCAAGTGTCTTGTCATGACGGTTCAAATTGAATCGCCATACGAAATTTCTAAGTTCTCCATAGAAATTTTTGTATCATACGACGGTCATACAGAAGGGCGAGCAGAGAGGGAGACATTAGCTTTAAGACAACAACGGGGATGCAAATTTAATACCGTTCATTGTCGACATGCCTCTTCGTCGACCGTGGATCACCGATGTAGGTTAAAACAAATGTCATCCCCTCCACTCgactaaaagaaataaacaatttattattaatcgctgaattcttgaattatttttttgacatGAAGGTTTGCCTTTGTGCAATTGATTgataactaattaaatttgacttttaGAGAAGAATTGTCTTTAAAGGGAAGACTTTGACTCTGAATTTTGTTGAACTTTTAAAGATTGATATagttgaatgaaaaaaaaaaaaaaaatcattttcatttcttttactctaattgaatttatcattaaatttttttaattcttggGTATAGTATGTACTATAATCAAACCTCGATATTTTTATAACTTAGTTTTTGTTGACACTTGAAGTATTTTGTTGAACTATTAGAaagatttttgttaatttatttcaatataatGATATAAGTTATATTATTGTATTGAATACAAAACTTATATAATCTTCTATAAGATATGGTGGGATGTATTTAGAAATCAGCTgcattgaaataaaaatattattttaatttgaagaaataatttgatattcataaaatataaagtttgaaatgaaaaaatgaagtgAGATTGAGCATGGAGTATAAAATCCACAAGGCATCTAAAATTTAAGCCTAGTGGCACATTTGTCCTCTTTTTAGGGGATTCATGCCAAGTTGAGATTTTCTACCATCTTTCTCActcatattttataatattacaaatatttcaATTGTTAGCTTAAGCTTCAATGCAATGTCTaaactataatatataaattatg is part of the Cucurbita pepo subsp. pepo cultivar mu-cu-16 chromosome LG12, ASM280686v2, whole genome shotgun sequence genome and harbors:
- the LOC111807038 gene encoding NAC domain-containing protein 83-like codes for the protein MEKLNFLKNGVLRLPPGFRFHPTDEELVLQYLNRKVHSCPLPASIIPDVEVCKADPWDLPGNMEQERYFFSTREAKYPNGNRSNRATASGYWKATGIDKQILTSNGNQMVGMKKTLVFYRGKPPHGSRTDWIMHEYRLASPPTVCFNASQEKTPFQRSGVGPMENWVLCRIFLKKRNGHQSEEEKNRKARLGKPVFYDFMRKERGETDLNLAPSSSSSGSSGITEISNNELDDHEESSSCNSFPYFRRKA